The nucleotide sequence cgggaccaggcggaggaccctagatatgataacgccaggaaagaagTGAcggagatcgatgggatacccgggGATGGGAATGTCTGGGGTCCCGGActttactttatagtgaagaaagatctcctgtaccgcgtggtgcaaatgcaggagcaagagatacaacaacttctggtgccacgaaaacatcaaaaagccatattgagttttgcccacagtcacctgtttggaggacacctggggtagagaaaacccaggcacggatcctgcggaggttcttctggccaggaatacatgaagatgtccagcgatactgcaactcttgtccggagtgtcagttacatagcccttgcccgcacttgcgggctcctttgatacctcttccaataatagaggtttctttcgaacggatagccatggatctggtagggcccctagagaagacagctcggcgccaccaacatgtgcttgttgtactggactatgcaacccggtacctggaagctgttcccttGCGTAACACAGCTTCCAAGGCAATAgttaaggagctagtacagatctttgcccgggttgagCTACCCAAGGAGAtgttgactgatcaagggacacctttcatatccaagttgatgaaagatctctgttcattgctccatgtacaagccctacggacctctgtataccacccacaaacagatggccttgtggaaaggttcaataggacccttaaggccatgatcaggaaagtggtgagctgggatgggaaagattgggataccctattgccttacctcatgttcgccatccgtgaggttccgcaagcctccatgggtttctctccattcgaactactatatggatgctaccctcggggcatattgcatatagccagagaagcctgggaagaggagccaaatcccagaaggaacatagttgagcatgtactgcagatgagagatcggatagcccgagttacgcccattgtacgggaacacttggagagagcacaggagacccaacgaacccattataaccaccaagcaaagcttcgacggttccaaccaggggatcgggtgatggtactgatgcccacagcagaaagtaaactgttggcccagtggcagggaccctacgaaataatcgaagccgtgggagaggtgaactacaaggtgcggcagccaggccgccggaaatcggagcaaatttaccacatcagtcTTCTAAAAtcttggcatgatcgagaggcatgcttagttatgcaggagacccttccccaggaggataacttcatgagcaagtgaggatatcatctgacttgacgccaatccaaaagattgaggcagccgacatggttaatcgcaacagagatgtgttctctacaaaaccagagcggacgactgagacctatcaccatatctgcacgatccccagagccaaggtaacattgagaccctaccgaatcccagcagcaaaagagaggaaatcaaggccgaagtaaaaaaaatgttagaattaggggtttttgaagaatcttacagtcagtggtccactCCAGTTGtcctagtgcctaaacctgatggtaccatgagattctgtaatgactttcgccgattgaatgaaatatcccagtttgatgcataccccataccacacattGATGAACTGGTTGagcgactgggtagtgcccgattcttgactacactggatctgacaaaagggcactggcagattcctctgaccaaagaagctaaagaaaagacagcattctccaccccggatgggctattccagtacaccatcctcccttttgggctacatggggcctcAGCCACATTCCAATGTCTCATgcataagctgctgcgcccccatactagttatgcagctgcatacctagatgatgtcatcatccatacaccagactggggaacccacttggagaaagttgaggcagtactgcgcaccttaaggcgggctggcctcactgctaatcctgctaaatgcgccatagggctagcagaggctaggtacctgggatatattgtgggaaggggtatAGTGAAGCCTCAaccgaataagctagaggcaattcaaaactggccctggccgacccgaaagaagcaggtccgtgtgttcctaggcgtggtaggctactactgatggtttattccccacttcgccactagggcaagttccctaacggacctggtgaaggcctgaggtccagacatggtaaagtggaccgacgcagcagagggggcatttacagaccttcggatggctctctgtaatgaccccatactcatagccccagactttaacagggaatttattttacaaacagacgcttccgaggtggggttggaagcagttctgtcgcaaatggtgggagaagaggaacacccaatcctctacctaagcggaaagcttctcccaagagaacagaaatatgcagtagttgagagagaatgccttgctgtcaaatgggctatggagacactacGTTATTACCTCTGAGGccggcaatttactcttgtgacggaccatgtacccctccagtggatgcagcggaataaggaaaagaatgcaagggtcaccaggtggttcttaaccctccaaccattccagttccgcatacggcacagggctggatgccaccatggcaacgctgatggtctgtcacgagcatactgcctggtgtcccaagttgcccaactctgtGGTGTTGAACAGAGGGGGGGATacgtgacggggcaaggccaaggccagatggctatagaaaagtagtgcgagatagatatattagctctaggctaaacaaatccctggtaccaggttaagtgaaatggaagctgctcccggtcaattaagacacctggggccaattaagaactttccagaaggcagggagaaggctatgttgattgggacacctgaagccaatcggggctggctgaaactagttaaaagcctcccagtcagtcaggtgggtgtgcatgtcgggagctgtgggaagaagttgtgctgttggagaggctgcgtagtacaaaccatatcaggcacgaggaaggaggccctgaggtaagggtgaagtggagcttgaggaagtgagggctgctgtgggggaagtagcccagggaattgtacatgtcatgtttctgaaaggtcaattaccatagctgatactattagggtctctgagctggagcccggagtagagggtgggcccgggctccgcccccacacacatctttgccccctgtttaatcactgagactgggagacaacagagactgtgcaagaaaggataacttctcctcacctccatcgctggcttatgatgaaaatggctcagtagactgtgacccttgtctctagagaaagaagggttatgtggagggtcacagtgagcctctgaggctggCGAAATCCGCCATGAAACACGGGACCTAGAGAAGCAAagtcagagctttgtcacaatatcttAAAGGACTCAAGAACGACCACAAGAAAAAACAGGGCAGATTATATACCCAAAGAACTACAGACAAATGAGTGCTGGAAATTGTCCAAAAGGGTTACTCTCTCCCATTTATTTCTATTGCCCTACCCACCCAcgttccccatccctcttcagcgTCCCATCTCACGAGACCCTGTTGCAGCAGGAAATAAACCATCTCCTGCAAGTAGGAGCCATGGGAATAGTACCTCTCCAACACAGGAGAAGAGGGTTttattccctttatttttctcACACAGAAAAAGAATTGTGGCTGGAGACCCATTCTGGACTTATGCACACTCAACAAGTTCATAAGGACACAGCCCTTCAAAATGGTTACCTTGGCAACCATAATTCTGGCATTAGAGAAAGGAGATTGGCTCTTGTCCCTCAACTTACAAGACGCATACTTTCCTGTCAACATTCTTCCAGCACACAGACGATTTCTGCACTTCACACTAGGCCATCAATATTACCAATACAAGGTACTACCCTTTGGCTTATCGACAGCCCCAAGGGTATTCTCCAAAGTCCTAGCTGTTGCTGCAGCTCACCTCCACAGGCTAGGGTAATGATCTTCCCATACTTGGACAACTGCCTCATAAGAACACCAACTCAGCAGATGGCAGTACAAGCTACACAAACCACTATAACTCTCTTCACCAACCTTGGGTTTCAAATAAACGTCCAAAAGTCCACCTTGGTCCCTGTCCAGCAACTAGAGTTTATAGGGGCCTATCTCGACTGCCTCTCATCACAAGTGAGATTACCCCAACAGCGATTCCTCAACCTAACCAGGCTGATGATAACAATATCAGATAGCCCCCAAACATTGGCCAGGGCCTGTCTACAACTCCTTAGGCATATGACTGCTACAACTTACATAGTCAAACGTGCCAGACTGCATATGGGATGCCTACAGGCCTGGCTCTGCACCTGCTATATACCAGACAAGCATTCTCTCTACAAACGGCTCACTATGCCCCACAGAGTGAAGGACTCCCTCAAGTGTTGGATGCAACCACAAAACATCTGCTCGGAGTCCCATTTCAACAAAAAGTTCGCACTATAACAATCACCACAGATGCCTCCCTTGTGGGATGGGGAGCCCATCCGAACACCACCACCATCCAGGGACGCTGGTCTGCAGCGGAAACCAACCTACACATAAACATTCTAGAGCTCCGAGCAGTTAGAAAAGCATGTGAACACTTCCTTCCCCTTATCTGCAACAATACCATCAGAGTCCTCCTGGACAACACAacttgcatgttttatataaacagacaggGTGGAGCTCAATCATACCCTCTCTGCATCGAGACACTACACCTATGGAAATGGTTCATCTTCAACAAGTAGACATTTCTGTAGCTTACCTTCCAGGACTTCAGAACACCATAGCAGACCATCTGAGCAGACACTTCTCACAAACCCACAAGTGGGAGATGGACTGCCTGACCCTTTAATATTCAACCAAACCCCCATATTCAACTAGTGGGGTTTATTTGCAACAGCTCACAATACAAAATGCCCTTAATATTGCTCCTGAGAAGGGCTCGGGCACCACTCACTGGGCAATTTTGCCCTCCTCACAGAATGGGAAGCACCACTAATGTACATgcagttccccacccccaccccgcagacTCCTCTGCTGAGCCGGGTTTTACACAAAATCAGACAGGACAAGGCCAGGGTCATACTCATGGCACCCACATGGCCCAGACAGACATGGTTCCCATACCTAATACAGATGGCAGTGAAACCTCCTCAAACCCTTCCAAAACTTCCTCACCTCTTGATACAGGACGCCGGCCATGTCATTCACCCCAACCTAGTGGTTCTCCGCCTCAAGGCCTGGTTACTCCATGGCTAATGGGACTGGATCAGGATTATTCTGAGGAGGTTAGGACATTCTCTTGAATAGTCGCAAACCAAGCACACACAAAACGTGCTCATAAGTGGGTACGTTTCTGCACCTG is from Dermochelys coriacea isolate rDerCor1 chromosome 3, rDerCor1.pri.v4, whole genome shotgun sequence and encodes:
- the LOC122459484 gene encoding uncharacterized protein LOC122459484, producing the protein MSAGNCPKGLLSPIYFYCPTHPRSPSLFSVPSHETLLQQEINHLLQVGAMGIVPLQHRRRGFYSLYFSHTEKELWLETHSGLMHTQQVHKDTALQNGYLGNHNSGIRERRLALVPQLTRRILSCQHSSSTQTISALHTRPSILPIQGTTLWLIDSPKGILQSPSCCCSSPPQARVMIFPYLDNCLIRTPTQQMAVQATQTTITLFTNLGFQINVQKSTLVPVQQLEFIGAYLDCLSSQVRLPQQRFLNLTRLMITISDSPQTLARACLQLLRHMTATTYIVKRARLHMGCLQAWLCTCYIPDKHSLYKRLTMPHRVKDSLKCWMQPQNICSESHFNKKFAL